A stretch of DNA from Nonlabens ponticola:
GAGATGAAGGCGTTGATGATCAATCACGTGATACCTTATATAGTAGAAAAAGGTGAGTTACCTTATATATATCACAGGACGATCTTGACAGCTGGACAAGGTGAGAGTACCATCGCGCACAGGATTGAGCAATGGGAAAACTTATTGCCAAGTCATGTAAGCCTTGCATATTTGCCTAGTTTAGGATCTGTAAGACTGCGATTGTCGTGCAAAGGAATGGACAAGGAACAGGTAACTCGCGATGTTGATGCGCAGGTGGATCAATTGTATGGATTGTTAGCAGATATTATAGTAGGCGAGAGCAACGACGAGACACTTTCACAACAGATAAGTGCCTTGTTTAAGAGTCAAGAAAAAACACTTGCCGTTGCAGAAAGTTGTACCGGCGGCCAAATCGCGCAACAATTGACACAACATCCAGGCGCGTCACAATTTTTCAAAGGAGCTTCTGTCACCTATGCAACCCAGTCAAAAGTGGATTTGCTAGACGTAGATCAAGCCTTGATAGATAAATATAGTGTGGTGAGTGAAGAAGTTGCTATTGCCATGGCAATAGGTGCGAGAAAAAAATTTAAGGCAGACGTTGCTGTTTCTACCACAGGTAACGCTGGTCCAGATAAGGGCGATAGTGATGTAGCCGTAGGAACTGTTTGTATAGGTATTGCTACTGGTGATCAACAATATGCTCTCAAATTCATGATGGGAAATCATAGAGAACGTGTGATTCAAAAAACAGTCAATAAGTCGATGGAACTATTGCAAAAAGAATTATTAAAAAAGGCAGTAATTTAGATTTGTGGGATTGAATTAATATTCGTTATTTTGCAGTCCGATTTTAAACACAGATAATCATGTCACGAGTTTGTGAACTTACTGGTAAGAGAGCGATGTCGGGAAACAATGTTTCTCACGCGATGAATAAGACTAAGCGTCGTTTTAACGTGAACCTTTTCAAGAAGCGTTTTTACCTACCTGAAGAAGATAAGTGGATCACACTACGTGTATCTGCAAGAGCGATAAAGAACATCAATAAAAAGGGAATTACCCAAGTTGTGAAAGAAGCACGTGCAAACGGCATCTTGAGCAAGTAATTCTATTTAATACATTACAAGATGGCAAAGAAAGGAAATAGAATTCAAGTAATCCTTGAATGTACTGAGCATAAAGAGACTGGTAAGCCAGGAACTTCTCGTTACATCACTACTAAGAATAAAAAGAATACGCCAGACCGCCTGGAATTGAAGAAATTCAACCCAGTATTGAAGCGTATGACTGTTCATAAAGAAATTAAATAATAAGACATGGCAAAGAAATCAGTAGCAACCCTACAAACTGGGTCAAAGAGATTAACTAAAGCCATTAAGATGGTTAAGTCACCTAAAACTGGTGCCTACACATTTGTGAGTGCTATCATGGCTCCAGAATTAGTAAACGACTTCTTGAACAAGAAGTAAGTTGGTTAGTTAAGATGATAAGACCGCGTTGCGATAGCAGCGCGGTCTTTTTTGTTTAATGATCGCGCATAACCAGCGATGCTTATAGCCCTGATTATTAAAGTTCACTTGACTAACTTTACAGCACCAACGATAAACTATGAGTTTTTTTAAAAACATATTTAATAAAGAGAAAAAGGAGACCCTTGATAAGGGTCTTGAGAAGTCCAAAAATAGTTTTCTCGACAAGCTAGGAAAGGCAGTTGCAGGTAAGTCCAAAGTTGACGATGACCTACTCGATGATCTTGAAGATGTACTGGTTTCAAGTGATGTAGGCGTTGCCACAACCATCAAAGTCATCAATAGGATTGAAGAGCGAGTTGCAAGAGATAAATATCTAGGAACCGAAGAGCTCAATAAAATACTGCGTGAGGAAATTGCAGGATTGCTAAGCGAGGTAAATAGCGGCAACGCTACGGAATTCTCCATACCAGAGACCAAAGGACCTTATGTAATCATGATTGTAGGCGTCAATGGTGTTGGTAAAACGACAACCATAGGTAAGCTGGCACATCAATTTAAGAAAGCTGGTAAAAAAGTAGTATTAGGAGCTGGCGATACCTTTAGAGCGGCAGCGGTGGATCAATTACAGATTTGGGCAGATAGAGTAGGCGTCGATATCGTCAAGCAAAAGATGGGAAGCGATCCAGCTAGCGTCGCATACGACACCTTGCAGAGTGCTGTCGCAAACAATGCCGATGTGGTATTGCTAGACACGGCAGGAAGACTACATAACAAGATCAACTTGATGAATGAGCTTACTAAAATCAAGCGCGTCATGGATAAAGTTATCCCAGAAGCACCGCACGATGTCATGCTGGTACTCGATGGTTCTACGGGACAAAATGCCTTTGAACAGGCAAAACAATTTACTGCTGCAACCGAAGTAAGCTCACTGGCGATTACTAAATTGGATGGTACTGCCAAAGGTGGTGTCGTCATAGGAATATCAGATCAATTCCAGATTCCTGTGAAATATATAGGAGTAGGTGAAGGCATGGAAGACCTGCAGGTATTCAATAAAATTGAATTTGTTGACAGCTTCTTTAATTAGACTGCATAAACTTGACATAAAACTCTCTGCTAGCGACGAGCCTGTGCAGAGAGTTTTCTATTTTTAGATAAATTAATTTCTATGAGATTTTTGTACTTATTTCTATTCGTTTTTATTGTTGCCTGTGGCCCATCTCAAAATGCTACCACGCAAGAAAATAATGGGGAACAAGAAGCCAAGGCTTCTCAAGAGCCTAAGGAGCTAGAAGAAATGGATTTCAAGGTACTGGATTCTAAATACATCACTAGAGATGATGTTTTTGCAGTTTTGAAGGCTGATGTGTTACGCTTTCGCGAAAGCTCGCCTAGCGGTAATCGCAAGAAAGACGAAATGAACGAGTACGTACTCGAGAAAACCATACCTGAAATACAAAGCGCGATTTATGAGAATAAATTTACCTATAGGGATCTAGCATTGTTTTATCTGGATAGGATTTATCGCTATGACCGCAATAACGAGCTTTCCTTAAACAGTGTCATCTCACTTAATCCTAAGGTCTTAGAACAAGCAACTGCTGCGGATAAGCGCATGGATCAAATGAAATCCTATGGCGAGTCCTTCAATCCATATACGATCACAGGTATGCCTATCCTATTAAAGGATAACATCAATACGGCCGACATGCCAACGACTGCTGGCGCTGCAACATTGATGGAAAATCAAACAAGAGATGCACAGATAGTGACCAATTTGAAAGATGCCGGTGCGATTATTTTAGGGAAGGCCAACTTGAGCGAATGGGCATATTTTTTCTGTGGAGATTGCCCAAGCGGCTACAGCGCTGTCGGTGGTCAAACATTAAGTCCCTATAAACGCAAGTTTATTGATACAGGTGGATCGAGTAGTGGTAGCGGTGTTAGTGTCGCTGCAAATCTAGCGGTTGCCGCGGTAGGATCAGAGACAAGTGGATCTATACTGTCACCTAGTTCTCAAAATTCTGTGGTTGGGTTCAAGCCTAAAGTGGGTACTTTATCTGGTGACGGCATCGTGCCTATTTCCAGTTATCTTGATACTGCTGGCCCGATGGCAAAAAGTGTAATAGATGCGGCTATACTTATGCAAGCGCTAACTGGTGATACGTCAAATGCTTTTATTGACAATACGTTACTTAAAAAACTTGATGAAGCTAGTTTGAAGGGTAGAAGATTTGGTATTTTCCCAGACTTTAAATCAAATCCATTGTATGCAAAAGCCATTCAAGATGTTAAGAATCTGGGTGGTGTCATCGTTGAATTGCCTGCACGAGAAGTGCAACTCAATAATTTCTTGACGGTCTTGAATGCAGATATGCGTCAAGATTTACCGGCTTATTTTAAGGAAAGTGCAAATAAGAAATACAATGGTTGGGATGTTGGTAAGGTAATGATGGAGAATCGCAAGGACAGTATCAATGCCATGCCTTATGGGCAAAGACTTTTTCAAGGAATCATGGACGAGAAAGAAATGACTGATGCTGAATTCCTTGCCGTCAAAAATAATATTACGGCAAACGCACAAAATTATTTTGATAGCTATATAAATGATTATGGACTGGATGGTTTTTTATCCATCAATAATTACAGTGCAGGAATAGCAGCGGTAGGATTTTATCCTGCATTGACTGTACCTATGGGTTATGACTTGAATGGTGTTCCCTATGGATTGACTTTTATAACTAAGGATGATTTGTCCCGACAGCTATTCGTATGGGCAGCAGCTTATGAAAACGCTTATCCTAAAAGAAAGATACCTTCTAATTATACCAAATAAGCATTGAACACCACAGATAAAAAACCACCCTTGTTTACAGATAAAAGTCTGGGCATTTTTACGAGAGTGCTGGTGATTTACGCAGCGTTTTTCATCCTAGTTGTGGTGGCAAAAAGTATAAGTGACCCTGTAAGCGATAATTCTCTAGCACCAGCAAATGGCTACTTGCCATCCTATGTGATTGCAGGCGTTCACTTTGTATTGCTAATGATCAATGGAGCCATGATTGTTCTCAAGCGATACAATTGGTTGATACCTTCTATCAGTGCTATCATTATGCTGTTGTGCCGCATCTATTTTCAAGATCTCTCATTGTGGATATGGAGTTGGTGATATAAAAGATAGTTATCTCTTCAAGTAAAAAGCCACTCAGATTGAGTGGCTTTCTTTCTATTTAGTAATATTTGATTAGAATAATCGATAGCCTACCATGACGTTAAACGTGGATAGGTTGATGTCAAAGCCAAAGTTTCTAAAGCTCGTGTCAGTATAAAATTGATATTGAGCTACCGCACTCACTTTTCTATTAAATTCTATACCTACTGACGGTTGCACCACAAATTGATTAGAAATATCACTCACGATATTCACACTAGGATCAATGGCATAAATTTTACTATCGCCACTCGATACTTTATATCCTACGGACAGTCCTGGAAAAATTGAAAGTTTATCATTGGCATATAAGTAAGTTCTCGCACCTAGCATTGCATCGATCGATTGATATTCAAAAGACGTAATCTTTCCTGAAACATTACCATCAATTTGCTCTTGTGATAATTCAGTGGACGACCCTGCCGTGTAAAACAACTCTCCTATTATTGACCAGGTATAGTTTATTCGATCTAGACTAAACTCAGCTATGCCGCCTACACGCAGTGCTGTGTTGCTAGGATCGTCAAAACCGTCAAAGCGATCAGCAGTTGGATCTAAATTTGCATAACTGAAGCCTACTCCAGCCATTGCAGTTGCGGAGAATGGTTTGAAGTTAAATCTCTGTTTAAAGATTTTACTATTGCTACCTTGACAATCATTGTAACGTTGTATGTAATCTTTTAAATCATTCTCATTGTAACTAGTTTCTGATAAAACCTTAAAATCATTTTTATTACACTTTAAATATTCATTGAGTATAGCTCGATATGTGGCTACATTTTTAACAACATTATCGGTTGTCATATATTTTTTAAAGGGCAGTAAAACAATACTGCTGGTGTCATTTTTAATATAGTATCTGGTATTATTTTCATTAGAGTGTAGATACAGATCAGCCTTACCTTGTATAATTTGCCTCAGGAAAATGGTGCTTTCTCGAGTTCTAATTTCAGAGCTATTAGTCAGCACTTCATCATTTGATAAGTCGATGGTTGTAGCGCTACTTATTAATTTAACATCGCCATTAGTCAATCCAACTTCGCGAGCGTTTTGCGGAGTGATTTTTACAGACTCATTACCTTCCGTTGAGCTATAAAAATTGATAGCGCTAGGCGTCTTATAATTGGTACTTGAATTTATAAAACCTTGAGTTTTCACGCCTTCGGTATCAATTACATAAGCGGGAATCCTTTGAGTTTGAGAGTTAGCTACTAATGTGATTAGACAAATGCATACGCATAATATTTTTTTCATGATGCTGGTTTTAGATCGTTATCTTGGATAAATCGGTAAATAAGATACCTTACACATATTTAAAATATACGGTATCCTAAAGTAGCGCGTAAGCCGCTGTAGGTTGGTTCAAATATAGGCGAGCCTTTTTCATCATTTACTACAGGGACAAAATAATCAACATTAAGGCTAAATTTATTAAACAGCTCAAACCCTAATCCAATTCCAAATAATGGTCGATCGTCCAACGATTCAATCACTTCAGTAAAGCGATCTTGAAATCTGATAAATGAATCCTCTGAAGTAAAGAGGTAACCTGCCTTGGCAGATGCTTGAAGGTTTAAATTATCATTTAAGTAAAAAGATTTTATAGCGCCAAAGGTCACGTCAATACTGCTCACCTCATAATTGACTGGAACTATCACCGTACCTAAAACAGGTAGTCCATCATCAGAACCTACAACACTTCTATATGAAACCTGAGAATTTCCTTCTTTCTTGGCATTGTACCCAATTTCAGTTATTAGCGACCAACCATTAATCGTCTTACTTATTCTTAGTTCTAA
This window harbors:
- a CDS encoding CinA family nicotinamide mononucleotide deamidase-related protein, with the translated sequence MIATIITIGDEILIGQIVDTNSAWMARELNRVGVSVLEIMSISDDEDHIVSAFAKAEQQSDIVLVTGGLGPTKDDVTKTALCTYFQDELVLDEATLQHVKDLFAKYVKDKLLPANETQAMLPSKATILKNEYGTAPGMLLVNNDTTFVSMPGVPFEMKALMINHVIPYIVEKGELPYIYHRTILTAGQGESTIAHRIEQWENLLPSHVSLAYLPSLGSVRLRLSCKGMDKEQVTRDVDAQVDQLYGLLADIIVGESNDETLSQQISALFKSQEKTLAVAESCTGGQIAQQLTQHPGASQFFKGASVTYATQSKVDLLDVDQALIDKYSVVSEEVAIAMAIGARKKFKADVAVSTTGNAGPDKGDSDVAVGTVCIGIATGDQQYALKFMMGNHRERVIQKTVNKSMELLQKELLKKAVI
- the rpmB gene encoding 50S ribosomal protein L28; this encodes MSRVCELTGKRAMSGNNVSHAMNKTKRRFNVNLFKKRFYLPEEDKWITLRVSARAIKNINKKGITQVVKEARANGILSK
- the rpmG gene encoding 50S ribosomal protein L33 yields the protein MAKKGNRIQVILECTEHKETGKPGTSRYITTKNKKNTPDRLELKKFNPVLKRMTVHKEIK
- a CDS encoding DUF4295 domain-containing protein; the protein is MAKKSVATLQTGSKRLTKAIKMVKSPKTGAYTFVSAIMAPELVNDFLNKK
- the ftsY gene encoding signal recognition particle-docking protein FtsY, whose protein sequence is MSFFKNIFNKEKKETLDKGLEKSKNSFLDKLGKAVAGKSKVDDDLLDDLEDVLVSSDVGVATTIKVINRIEERVARDKYLGTEELNKILREEIAGLLSEVNSGNATEFSIPETKGPYVIMIVGVNGVGKTTTIGKLAHQFKKAGKKVVLGAGDTFRAAAVDQLQIWADRVGVDIVKQKMGSDPASVAYDTLQSAVANNADVVLLDTAGRLHNKINLMNELTKIKRVMDKVIPEAPHDVMLVLDGSTGQNAFEQAKQFTAATEVSSLAITKLDGTAKGGVVIGISDQFQIPVKYIGVGEGMEDLQVFNKIEFVDSFFN
- a CDS encoding amidase family protein, whose amino-acid sequence is MRFLYLFLFVFIVACGPSQNATTQENNGEQEAKASQEPKELEEMDFKVLDSKYITRDDVFAVLKADVLRFRESSPSGNRKKDEMNEYVLEKTIPEIQSAIYENKFTYRDLALFYLDRIYRYDRNNELSLNSVISLNPKVLEQATAADKRMDQMKSYGESFNPYTITGMPILLKDNINTADMPTTAGAATLMENQTRDAQIVTNLKDAGAIILGKANLSEWAYFFCGDCPSGYSAVGGQTLSPYKRKFIDTGGSSSGSGVSVAANLAVAAVGSETSGSILSPSSQNSVVGFKPKVGTLSGDGIVPISSYLDTAGPMAKSVIDAAILMQALTGDTSNAFIDNTLLKKLDEASLKGRRFGIFPDFKSNPLYAKAIQDVKNLGGVIVELPAREVQLNNFLTVLNADMRQDLPAYFKESANKKYNGWDVGKVMMENRKDSINAMPYGQRLFQGIMDEKEMTDAEFLAVKNNITANAQNYFDSYINDYGLDGFLSINNYSAGIAAVGFYPALTVPMGYDLNGVPYGLTFITKDDLSRQLFVWAAAYENAYPKRKIPSNYTK
- a CDS encoding outer membrane beta-barrel protein; amino-acid sequence: MKKILCVCICLITLVANSQTQRIPAYVIDTEGVKTQGFINSSTNYKTPSAINFYSSTEGNESVKITPQNAREVGLTNGDVKLISSATTIDLSNDEVLTNSSEIRTRESTIFLRQIIQGKADLYLHSNENNTRYYIKNDTSSIVLLPFKKYMTTDNVVKNVATYRAILNEYLKCNKNDFKVLSETSYNENDLKDYIQRYNDCQGSNSKIFKQRFNFKPFSATAMAGVGFSYANLDPTADRFDGFDDPSNTALRVGGIAEFSLDRINYTWSIIGELFYTAGSSTELSQEQIDGNVSGKITSFEYQSIDAMLGARTYLYANDKLSIFPGLSVGYKVSSGDSKIYAIDPSVNIVSDISNQFVVQPSVGIEFNRKVSAVAQYQFYTDTSFRNFGFDINLSTFNVMVGYRLF